The Pirellulales bacterium genome window below encodes:
- a CDS encoding PEP-CTERM sorting domain-containing protein: MRLWYLLSLSCALGWVNVVLGAPLSEQSIGAYGDSMTMQYSLWVPLATANGYTLYSNGTQFNWADQLVKAGYNLGPVAPFPSSLFNGATYNSYDAGIVGAQSSDVVNTEVGLLQPVVAAGDLHVLVDIIGANDFNGTASKTIYNDAANKSYNPLTDPTTVAYAKNVYNTIAAGVTATLAENPNQKMILATIPDPTQTPSEKGSYSNVAQHAAVAKVIQSVNAQIISLAAAHHFPVIDMYAIGNLAPSLTTFAGVNMLNAGGTSGNDLFLSDSFHPGNVLQGIIANTVLQADHVAYGDSVNPISDQQIATWAGLTPNASTSYFNVNPFVIYAAPEPSTLALAGLGTIGGLLVACARRRQAARR, translated from the coding sequence ATGAGGTTATGGTATCTGCTTTCGTTATCGTGCGCGCTGGGCTGGGTGAACGTGGTTCTGGGCGCTCCTCTCAGCGAGCAGAGCATCGGCGCCTACGGCGACAGCATGACGATGCAGTATTCTCTGTGGGTCCCTTTGGCCACGGCCAATGGATATACACTCTACTCCAACGGCACCCAATTCAATTGGGCCGACCAGTTGGTCAAAGCCGGCTACAACCTTGGGCCGGTCGCCCCTTTCCCTAGTTCGCTTTTCAATGGTGCCACGTACAACTCGTACGATGCGGGCATCGTTGGCGCCCAGAGTAGCGATGTCGTCAACACCGAAGTGGGCCTATTGCAGCCCGTCGTTGCCGCCGGGGATCTGCACGTTCTCGTGGATATCATCGGCGCAAACGACTTCAACGGCACCGCGTCCAAGACTATCTACAACGATGCCGCGAACAAGTCGTACAACCCACTGACGGATCCCACTACCGTCGCCTACGCCAAGAACGTCTACAACACCATTGCCGCTGGCGTGACCGCTACGCTGGCTGAGAATCCCAATCAGAAAATGATCCTCGCCACGATTCCAGACCCCACTCAGACACCGTCCGAAAAGGGGAGCTATTCCAACGTTGCGCAGCACGCCGCGGTCGCCAAGGTCATTCAATCGGTCAATGCCCAAATCATCAGCCTGGCGGCTGCGCATCACTTTCCGGTGATCGATATGTACGCCATTGGCAATCTCGCTCCGTCGTTGACCACCTTCGCCGGTGTAAACATGTTGAATGCCGGAGGCACCAGCGGAAACGATTTGTTTCTGTCCGATAGCTTTCATCCTGGCAACGTCTTGCAGGGCATCATCGCCAACACCGTGTTGCAGGCCGACCATGTAGCCTACGGCGACAGCGTGAACCCGATCTCGGATCAGCAGATTGCCACCTGGGCCGGACTCACCCCGAATGCATCGACTTCCTATTTCAACGTCAATCCGTTTGTCATCTACGCGGCACCTGAACCGTCGACACTTGCGCTGGCCGGACTAGGCACAATCGGTGGCTTGCTGGTCGCCTGTGCCCGCCGCCGACAGGCGGCTAGGCGTTAA
- a CDS encoding sodium:solute symporter family protein — protein MTHFTWIDASIVGVYLVATMAVGLSVRKYVGKVEHFLVAGREMDVYLGIASLAATEFGIVTCMSSAELGYKHGFAGASVGITYAIAMFVVGYTGFCVKKLRDSGVVTIAELFEKRFGPRIRWWSGLVIVVGGLLNMGTFLRQGGDFLMTVCGIGLENLEVTMTVLLAGVTFYTIVGGMLSVLVTDYLQFVVMSIGLLAVTFIMMFNVPWSDLVSVVQERHGAGGFNPLSNPNLGWPFIVFNMLLNTAAVLTWQTTIARLLAAKDTKTGQRVYTATSFFFVCQFLIPAIWGIAAMATLEDGLITADNAAQAMPIFLSRTVPTGLMGLLVAAMLAADMSTDSSYMLTWGSVIYNDLLAPLRKAPWSDKRGLLVNRAIVALIGLFLFFFGLWYQIGDNGIWAYLTVTGTIYLSSMSTLLVACCYWKRANDWGAAAAIVAGAIFPLTYLILEQLPSTAVRAQSIGPYYSGIAAFAGAAVAMIVGSLIKPMFVTDSVSEANL, from the coding sequence ATGACGCATTTTACATGGATCGACGCATCGATCGTCGGCGTGTATCTGGTGGCCACGATGGCCGTAGGGCTGAGCGTCCGCAAATACGTCGGTAAAGTAGAGCACTTTCTGGTTGCCGGTCGCGAAATGGATGTCTACCTGGGCATCGCCTCGCTGGCGGCGACCGAGTTCGGCATCGTTACGTGCATGTCATCAGCCGAGCTTGGTTATAAGCACGGTTTTGCCGGCGCCTCGGTGGGCATCACCTACGCGATCGCCATGTTCGTGGTTGGTTACACCGGCTTTTGCGTCAAGAAGCTGCGCGATTCGGGTGTGGTCACCATCGCCGAACTGTTCGAAAAGCGTTTTGGACCGCGGATACGCTGGTGGAGCGGCCTGGTGATCGTTGTCGGCGGGTTGCTCAACATGGGCACCTTCTTGCGGCAAGGGGGCGATTTTCTGATGACCGTTTGTGGCATCGGTCTCGAGAATCTCGAAGTGACCATGACCGTGCTCCTGGCCGGGGTCACGTTTTATACGATCGTCGGAGGCATGTTGTCGGTACTAGTGACCGATTATCTCCAGTTCGTGGTGATGAGCATCGGGCTCCTGGCCGTGACGTTCATCATGATGTTCAATGTTCCCTGGAGCGACCTGGTCAGCGTAGTTCAAGAGCGCCACGGCGCGGGAGGCTTCAATCCGCTTTCGAATCCGAACTTGGGCTGGCCATTCATCGTGTTCAACATGCTTCTGAACACGGCCGCCGTGCTGACCTGGCAAACCACGATTGCGCGCCTGCTGGCGGCCAAAGACACGAAGACCGGCCAACGGGTCTACACGGCGACCAGCTTCTTTTTTGTGTGCCAATTTTTGATCCCCGCGATTTGGGGCATCGCAGCCATGGCCACGCTCGAAGACGGATTGATCACTGCCGACAATGCGGCCCAAGCCATGCCCATCTTTTTGAGCCGCACGGTGCCGACTGGATTAATGGGGCTATTGGTGGCGGCGATGCTGGCCGCGGATATGTCGACCGATTCGTCGTACATGCTGACCTGGGGAAGCGTGATCTACAACGATCTGCTCGCACCCCTGCGCAAGGCGCCCTGGTCGGATAAACGGGGCCTTTTGGTGAATCGCGCGATCGTGGCCCTGATCGGGCTGTTCCTGTTCTTTTTCGGTCTGTGGTATCAGATCGGCGACAACGGAATATGGGCCTACCTGACCGTTACCGGCACGATCTACCTTTCCAGCATGTCCACTCTGCTTGTCGCTTGCTGCTATTGGAAACGTGCTAACGATTGGGGAGCCGCCGCGGCTATTGTCGCTGGGGCGATTTTCCCCTTAACGTATTTGATCCTGGAGCAGCTACCGTCTACGGCGGTACGGGCCCAATCGATTGGCCCCTATTATTCCGGTATCGCCGCGTTTGCAGGCGCGGCCGTGGCGATGATCGTCGGGTCGTTGATCAAACCGATGTTCGTGACCGACTCAGTCAGCGAGGCCAACCTATGA